A part of Eubacterium sp. AB3007 genomic DNA contains:
- the lpdA gene encoding dihydrolipoyl dehydrogenase, with protein MEKYDLIVIGGGPGGYEAAAEAAAEYKMKVALVENRELGGTCLNRGCIPTKALLHSAELYRELKLHGEALGLTAVGDGGIDMSRLHARKDEVVDQLVTGVTGLMKKNKVKVYRGLGTIVDKGRVDVALSDGSSESLEAEHILIATGSVPSVPPIPGANSPKVFTSDEMLELDHPIKSLIVIGGGVIGCEFASVFSSLGVEVTIIEALPRIIANLDKEISRSLTQILKKSRGIDIHTDAMVTEIKEAGEQVTCCYKEKDEICEATADLVLMSIGRRANTAGLFSDATSPDVAGMEMNRGMVVVNENYQTSVPGIYAIGDVIGGIQLAHVATAEGRCAIAHMNDAPAPCDVKTIPSCIYTDPEIASVGMSADEAKEAGIPVVSKKYSMGANGKSVLSLQERGFIKIIADKDSHKVLGAQMMCARATDMISQFSQAIVCGLTLEDMARTIYPHPTFSEGIGEALK; from the coding sequence ATGGAAAAATATGATCTGATCGTCATCGGCGGCGGACCGGGCGGCTATGAGGCTGCCGCAGAGGCCGCTGCAGAATACAAGATGAAGGTGGCGCTTGTGGAGAACCGGGAACTTGGCGGCACCTGCCTGAACCGTGGTTGCATCCCTACCAAGGCGCTGCTCCACTCCGCAGAGTTGTACCGGGAGTTGAAGCTGCATGGTGAGGCGCTGGGCCTGACCGCGGTAGGCGACGGGGGCATTGATATGTCCAGACTGCACGCCCGGAAGGACGAGGTGGTAGACCAACTTGTTACCGGTGTAACGGGACTCATGAAGAAAAACAAGGTGAAGGTCTATCGCGGCCTGGGAACCATCGTGGATAAAGGCCGCGTCGATGTGGCGCTTTCGGATGGATCTTCGGAATCTTTGGAAGCAGAGCATATCCTGATCGCCACCGGTTCGGTCCCCTCTGTGCCGCCCATCCCTGGTGCGAACAGTCCCAAGGTCTTCACCAGCGATGAGATGCTGGAACTAGATCACCCTATCAAGAGCCTGATCGTCATCGGCGGCGGTGTCATCGGTTGTGAGTTCGCCTCTGTGTTCAGTTCCCTAGGTGTGGAAGTCACAATCATTGAGGCCCTGCCCCGCATCATCGCCAACCTGGACAAGGAGATCAGCCGCAGCCTGACACAGATCCTGAAAAAATCCCGCGGTATCGATATTCACACGGATGCCATGGTAACGGAGATCAAGGAGGCCGGGGAACAGGTCACCTGCTGCTACAAAGAGAAGGACGAGATTTGCGAAGCCACTGCGGATCTGGTGCTGATGTCCATCGGACGCCGCGCCAATACCGCCGGTCTCTTCAGTGACGCAACATCTCCTGATGTGGCAGGCATGGAGATGAACCGCGGCATGGTGGTGGTAAACGAGAACTACCAGACCAGCGTCCCTGGCATCTACGCCATTGGTGATGTGATCGGTGGAATCCAGCTGGCTCATGTGGCTACCGCAGAAGGACGCTGCGCCATTGCCCACATGAACGATGCCCCGGCACCCTGCGATGTAAAGACGATCCCCTCCTGCATTTACACGGATCCAGAGATCGCCAGCGTCGGCATGAGCGCCGACGAAGCGAAGGAAGCCGGCATCCCCGTGGTCTCCAAGAAATACTCCATGGGAGCCAATGGCAAGTCCGTGCTGTCCCTGCAGGAGCGCGGCTTCATCAAGATCATCGCCGACAAAGACTCGCACAAAGTCCTGGGCGCTCAGATGATGTGCGCCCGCGCAACGGATATGATCAGCCAGTTCTCCCAGGCCATTGTCTGTGGCCTCACTCTGGAGGACATGGCTCGGACCATTTACCCCCACCCTACCTTCAGTGAGGGGATCGGGGAAGCCCTGAAATGA
- a CDS encoding lipoate--protein ligase encodes MVRKLRWLRTNNTWPYRNLAIEEYLTTHTAPGEVILFLWQNHHTVVIGKNQDAWKECKVNELEEGGGYLVRRLSGGGAVYHDAGNLNFTFCVQKPDYDVDRQLGVILRALNALGIPAEKTGRNDITVGGRKVSGNAFYRSGPYCYHHGTLLVNVDPAKMGRYLNVDKRKLASKGVDSVRARVIGLSESKPELTVDMLADALLHAFSTEYGLEASQLDDASLPTAEIDALTAKFKSWDFRLGRPIPFTYEMEDRFDWGGIALQFSVKSGLIEHLTVRTDAMDDRLESALCQALTGKRYDAGVLTEAVANMALATDITDEAATQAIRQNLIDLIKEKI; translated from the coding sequence ATGGTAAGAAAGCTCAGATGGCTGCGGACCAACAACACCTGGCCCTACCGAAATCTGGCAATCGAAGAATACCTGACGACACACACTGCACCCGGCGAAGTGATCCTCTTCCTCTGGCAAAACCACCACACGGTGGTCATTGGAAAGAATCAGGACGCCTGGAAAGAATGCAAAGTAAATGAGCTTGAGGAAGGCGGCGGATATCTTGTCCGCCGCCTCTCTGGTGGAGGCGCTGTGTACCATGATGCCGGCAACCTGAACTTCACCTTCTGTGTGCAGAAGCCGGATTACGACGTAGACAGGCAGCTTGGGGTGATCCTGCGGGCGCTGAACGCCCTGGGGATCCCCGCAGAGAAGACCGGCCGCAATGACATCACTGTAGGGGGCCGGAAGGTCTCCGGCAACGCATTCTATCGAAGCGGCCCCTACTGCTACCACCATGGAACCCTTCTGGTGAACGTGGATCCTGCGAAGATGGGCCGCTACCTGAATGTAGACAAGCGGAAGCTGGCCTCCAAGGGGGTGGACTCGGTCCGCGCCCGGGTGATCGGCCTTTCGGAATCGAAACCGGAGTTGACGGTGGACATGCTGGCGGATGCTCTACTGCACGCTTTCTCAACAGAGTATGGCCTGGAAGCATCGCAATTAGACGATGCGTCTCTGCCCACGGCAGAAATCGATGCTCTTACAGCAAAATTCAAAAGCTGGGACTTCCGGCTGGGTCGCCCCATCCCCTTCACTTATGAGATGGAAGATCGTTTCGACTGGGGCGGGATCGCTCTGCAATTCTCTGTGAAGAGCGGCCTAATCGAACATCTGACAGTCCGAACGGACGCAATGGACGACCGGCTGGAGTCGGCTTTGTGCCAGGCACTGACCGGCAAGCGATACGATGCCGGTGTGCTGACGGAGGCAGTGGCGAACATGGCTTTGGCCACGGATATCACAGATGAGGCCGCGACACAGGCTATCCGCCAGAACCTCATCGACTTGATAAAGGAGAAAATATAA